Proteins encoded together in one Planctomyces sp. SH-PL14 window:
- a CDS encoding sialate O-acetylesterase, whose translation MLFRSLSMLVGWAAALSASAAFADVKLGSPFQHHMVLQRDANVPVWGWADAGEGVTVTIRGQAKSAKAGDDGKWTVTLDPLSASSEATSLTVKGKNEIKLDDVLVGEVWVCSGQSNMEWSIAASIDPDLESSGANFPQIRLLQIPNVPMMEPQQTCGGEWKVCTPDAVRGFSAVGFFFGRQLHQTLGVPVGLIASDWGGTPAEAWTSPEAMAGTAELQPVVDRWKGMVANYEKNKDVVGQDGKKPQDPTKNPHHPSVLYNGMIAPIAGYAIRGAIWYQGESNASRAYQYRLLMPTMIQSWRTAWKQGDFSFYQVQLANFMAPKGEPGDSAWAELREAQIVATKAIPNVGAACIIDIGAEKDIHPKDKQNVGKRLARLALNRDYNRKDVVPHGPLYQSSEVKEDKCVIKFDIAGSKLIPYYGQPLKGFAIAGEDKAWKWAEAKITGPDTIEVWSKDVPAPKSVRYNWADNPSGTLYNELYLPAYPFRTDDWKGVTADAK comes from the coding sequence ATGCTGTTTCGGTCGCTCTCGATGCTCGTGGGATGGGCCGCCGCCCTCTCCGCCTCCGCTGCCTTCGCGGACGTCAAACTCGGCTCCCCCTTCCAGCACCACATGGTCCTGCAGCGGGACGCCAACGTCCCCGTCTGGGGCTGGGCCGACGCCGGCGAAGGAGTCACCGTCACCATCCGCGGCCAGGCCAAGTCCGCCAAGGCGGGCGACGACGGCAAGTGGACCGTCACCCTCGACCCCCTCTCGGCCAGCAGCGAAGCGACCTCGCTGACGGTGAAGGGAAAGAACGAGATCAAGCTCGACGACGTCCTCGTCGGCGAAGTCTGGGTCTGCAGCGGCCAGTCCAACATGGAATGGTCCATCGCCGCCTCGATCGATCCCGACCTGGAATCGTCGGGCGCCAACTTCCCGCAGATCCGCCTCCTCCAGATCCCCAACGTCCCCATGATGGAGCCGCAGCAGACCTGCGGCGGCGAGTGGAAGGTCTGCACGCCGGACGCCGTCCGCGGCTTCTCCGCCGTCGGCTTCTTCTTCGGCCGGCAGCTCCACCAGACCCTCGGCGTCCCCGTCGGCCTCATCGCCTCGGACTGGGGCGGCACCCCGGCCGAAGCCTGGACCAGCCCGGAAGCGATGGCCGGCACCGCCGAACTCCAGCCGGTCGTCGACCGCTGGAAGGGAATGGTCGCCAACTATGAGAAGAACAAGGACGTCGTCGGCCAGGACGGCAAGAAGCCCCAGGACCCGACCAAGAACCCGCACCACCCCAGCGTCCTCTACAACGGCATGATCGCCCCCATCGCCGGTTACGCCATCCGCGGCGCCATCTGGTACCAGGGGGAATCGAACGCCAGCCGCGCCTACCAGTACCGCCTCCTCATGCCGACGATGATCCAGAGCTGGCGGACCGCCTGGAAGCAGGGAGACTTCTCCTTCTACCAGGTCCAGCTCGCCAACTTCATGGCCCCCAAAGGCGAACCCGGCGACAGCGCCTGGGCCGAACTGCGGGAAGCCCAGATCGTCGCCACCAAGGCGATCCCGAACGTCGGCGCTGCCTGCATCATCGACATCGGGGCCGAGAAGGACATCCACCCCAAGGACAAGCAGAACGTCGGCAAGCGCCTCGCCCGCCTCGCCCTCAACCGGGACTACAACCGCAAGGACGTCGTCCCGCACGGCCCGCTCTACCAGTCCTCCGAGGTCAAGGAGGACAAGTGCGTGATCAAGTTCGACATCGCCGGCTCCAAGCTGATCCCCTACTACGGCCAGCCCCTCAAGGGCTTTGCCATCGCTGGTGAAGACAAGGCCTGGAAGTGGGCCGAAGCCAAAATCACCGGTCCGGACACGATCGAAGTCTGGAGCAAGGACGTCCCCGCCCCCAAGTCGGTCCGCTACAACTGGGCCGACAACCCGAGCGGCACGCTCTATAACGAGCTCTACCTCCCGGCCTACCCGTTCCGGACGGACGACTGGAAAGGCGTCACGGCTGACGCGAAGTAG
- a CDS encoding tyrosine-type recombinase/integrase: MNRKRKSRGRRGDGSVFRRKDGRWVARVCVTLLDGKQKRTERYAATREQALQELEAMRTIVRQRSVSVGRMTLREFLQNWMEAIELAPATRQSYRLSIDNYIIPDLGHYYLSQLTAFEVSRWMASLKERTVERKGKSTKIGARTRQIALSVLRAAAKGAIEMGATGYDFTAGVRRPSMPRPTIIPFTVEEVQRILASVRNDRLYALFVMSFFCGLRQGELFALQWKDINWDDKTISVTRQRSEVAGVIHEREPKTTAGKRTIGLSEICLDALHERRQLAVREKQAANPWVFIGERGKPLRRSNFGNRMWKPLLKTLGLAHRGLHHARHTTATLALKAQTPVHLVSSMLGHTLASTTIDLYGHAQTGDHEITAEAVAKAIRGQSGVKTG, from the coding sequence ATGAACCGAAAACGAAAAAGCCGCGGCCGCCGAGGTGATGGCTCTGTCTTCAGGCGAAAGGACGGGCGCTGGGTGGCCCGGGTCTGCGTCACGTTGCTGGATGGCAAGCAGAAGCGAACTGAGCGATATGCCGCAACGCGAGAGCAGGCTCTGCAGGAACTGGAGGCCATGCGGACAATCGTTCGCCAGCGATCCGTTTCCGTTGGGCGAATGACTCTGAGGGAGTTTCTGCAGAACTGGATGGAGGCAATTGAACTGGCGCCGGCGACGCGTCAGTCCTACCGGCTTTCGATCGACAACTACATCATCCCTGACCTGGGGCACTACTACCTTTCGCAGCTGACAGCGTTCGAGGTCAGTCGCTGGATGGCGTCCCTGAAAGAGAGAACCGTCGAGAGGAAGGGAAAGTCGACGAAGATTGGGGCTCGCACTCGACAGATCGCCCTGTCTGTTCTTCGCGCGGCGGCAAAGGGCGCCATTGAGATGGGTGCCACTGGATACGACTTCACGGCGGGGGTGCGACGCCCGTCGATGCCACGACCAACGATCATTCCGTTCACGGTCGAAGAGGTGCAGCGCATCTTGGCGTCTGTCCGCAATGATCGGCTGTATGCCCTCTTCGTGATGTCGTTCTTCTGCGGCCTCCGCCAGGGAGAGCTGTTTGCCCTCCAGTGGAAGGACATCAACTGGGATGACAAAACGATCTCCGTCACACGGCAGCGATCGGAAGTCGCCGGAGTCATTCATGAGCGCGAGCCCAAGACGACGGCGGGCAAAAGGACCATCGGTCTGTCCGAGATATGCCTCGACGCCCTGCATGAGCGCCGTCAACTCGCCGTGCGGGAAAAGCAGGCAGCGAATCCGTGGGTGTTCATCGGGGAGCGGGGAAAGCCTCTCCGGCGATCGAACTTCGGGAACCGGATGTGGAAGCCGCTCCTGAAAACTCTCGGGCTCGCTCACCGCGGCTTGCACCATGCCCGGCACACCACTGCGACGCTGGCCCTGAAAGCACAGACGCCAGTCCATCTGGTTTCCAGCATGCTCGGGCACACCTTGGCGAGTACCACGATCGACCTTTACGGACACGCGCAGACCGGAGACCACGAGATCACGGCAGAGGCTGTCGCGAAGGCCATAAGGGGTCAGAGTGGTGTGAAAACCGGCTGA